One Peterkaempfera bronchialis DNA window includes the following coding sequences:
- a CDS encoding acetyl-CoA C-acetyltransferase, translating to MPEAVIVSAARSPIGRAFKGSLKDVRPDDLTASIVRAALDRVPQLDPREIDDLMLGCGLPGGEQGFNLGRIVAVQLGMDHLPGCTVTRYCSSSLQTTRMALHAIRAGEGDVFVSAGVETVSRSVKGTSDGLPDTENPVFAQARARTAERAAHGSDEWHDPREDGLLPDAYIAMGQTAENLARLKGITRAEQDEFGVRSQNLAEKAIQDGFWAREITPVTTPDGTVVSADDGPRAGVTLEGVSGLKPVFRPDGTVTAGNCCPLNDGAAALVIMSDTKARELGITPLARVVSTGVSGLSPEIMGYGPVEASRQALRRAGLAIGDIDLVEINEAFAAQVIPSYRDLGIDLDRLNVNGGAIAVGHPFGMTGARITTTLINSLQWHDKQFGLETMCVGGGQGMAMVIERLS from the coding sequence GTGCCCGAAGCCGTCATCGTCAGCGCCGCCCGCTCACCCATCGGCCGGGCCTTCAAGGGGTCGCTCAAGGACGTCCGCCCGGACGACCTCACCGCCTCCATCGTGCGTGCCGCCCTGGACCGGGTGCCCCAGCTGGACCCGCGCGAGATCGACGACCTGATGCTGGGCTGCGGCCTGCCCGGCGGCGAGCAGGGCTTCAACCTGGGCCGGATCGTCGCCGTACAGCTGGGGATGGACCACCTGCCCGGCTGTACGGTCACCCGCTACTGCTCCTCGTCGTTGCAGACCACCCGGATGGCGCTGCACGCCATCCGGGCGGGCGAGGGCGACGTCTTCGTCTCGGCCGGTGTGGAGACCGTCTCCCGCAGCGTCAAGGGCACCTCGGACGGCCTGCCCGACACCGAGAACCCGGTCTTCGCCCAGGCCAGGGCCCGTACCGCCGAGCGCGCCGCCCATGGCTCCGACGAGTGGCACGACCCGCGCGAGGACGGCCTGCTGCCCGACGCGTACATCGCGATGGGCCAGACCGCCGAGAACCTGGCCCGGCTCAAGGGCATCACCCGCGCCGAGCAGGACGAGTTCGGCGTGCGGTCGCAGAACCTCGCCGAGAAGGCCATCCAGGACGGCTTCTGGGCCCGCGAGATCACCCCGGTCACCACCCCGGACGGCACCGTGGTCTCCGCCGACGACGGCCCGCGCGCCGGCGTCACCCTGGAGGGCGTCTCCGGGCTCAAGCCGGTCTTCCGCCCGGACGGGACCGTCACCGCCGGCAACTGCTGCCCGCTGAACGACGGCGCCGCCGCGCTGGTCATCATGTCCGACACCAAGGCGCGGGAGCTGGGCATCACCCCGCTGGCGCGGGTGGTCTCCACCGGCGTCTCCGGGCTCTCCCCCGAGATCATGGGGTACGGCCCGGTCGAAGCCTCCCGGCAGGCCCTGCGGCGGGCCGGGCTGGCCATCGGCGACATCGACCTGGTGGAGATCAACGAAGCCTTCGCCGCGCAGGTCATCCCGTCCTACCGCGACCTGGGCATCGACCTCGACCGGCTGAACGTCAACGGCGGCGCCATCGCCGTGGGCCACCCCTTCGGCATGACCGGCGCACGCATCACCACCACCCTGATCAACTCGCTCCAGTGGCACGACAAGCAGTTCGGCCTGGAGACCATGTGCGTGGGCGGGGGGCAGGGCATGGCCATGGTGATCGAGCGGCTGAGCTGA
- a CDS encoding SGNH/GDSL hydrolase family protein: MSRARVARRIAAAAAYGGGGIGLLGVGVVGLLVTEAKFAERAVGALGADPPKADGVYGGAFADGPQAAAPPLVLAFLGDSTAAGLGVLRGHETPGALLAAGLASVAERRVRLVNVALSGARSSDLDRQVDLALETVPDVAVIIIGANDVTHRMPLVESVRLLGEAVRRLRGAGCEVVVGTCPDLGTIEPVRPPLRWVARRLSRQLAAAQTIAVVEAGGRSVSLGSLLGPEFATRRELFAADRYHPSAQGYGTAAMAVLPSLCAALGLWPEEERPDARRGEGVLPVAVAAAEAAGRSGTEVAAAAPGGSPSGPLGRWALIRHRRRQRLPMTSEPTAAEAGQAGPNGGPDERPDEGPGRGPDGGRAGTSPSSHAALGDDRGTKR; the protein is encoded by the coding sequence ATGTCGCGGGCACGGGTGGCACGGCGGATCGCGGCGGCGGCTGCGTACGGCGGCGGCGGGATCGGGCTGCTCGGCGTCGGCGTCGTCGGCCTGCTGGTCACCGAGGCCAAGTTCGCCGAGCGGGCCGTGGGGGCGCTCGGAGCCGACCCGCCGAAGGCCGACGGGGTCTACGGCGGCGCCTTCGCCGACGGGCCGCAGGCGGCGGCTCCCCCGCTGGTGCTGGCCTTCCTGGGCGACTCCACCGCCGCCGGGCTGGGGGTGCTGCGCGGCCATGAGACGCCGGGCGCGCTGCTGGCGGCCGGGCTGGCGTCGGTCGCCGAGCGGCGGGTGCGGCTGGTCAATGTGGCGCTGTCGGGGGCCCGCTCCAGCGACCTGGACCGGCAGGTGGACCTGGCACTGGAGACCGTCCCCGATGTGGCCGTGATCATCATCGGGGCCAATGACGTGACCCATCGGATGCCGCTGGTGGAGTCGGTGCGGCTGCTCGGCGAGGCGGTGCGGCGGCTGCGCGGGGCGGGCTGCGAGGTGGTCGTGGGCACCTGCCCTGACCTGGGCACCATCGAGCCCGTACGGCCGCCGCTGCGCTGGGTGGCGCGGCGGCTGAGCCGGCAGCTGGCGGCGGCGCAGACCATTGCGGTGGTGGAGGCGGGCGGCCGGAGCGTCTCCCTGGGGTCGCTGCTGGGGCCGGAGTTCGCCACCCGCCGGGAGCTGTTCGCGGCCGACCGCTACCACCCGTCGGCGCAGGGGTACGGCACCGCCGCGATGGCCGTGCTGCCCTCGCTCTGTGCGGCGCTGGGCCTCTGGCCGGAGGAGGAGCGGCCGGACGCGCGGCGCGGCGAGGGTGTGCTGCCGGTGGCGGTGGCTGCGGCGGAGGCCGCCGGGCGGTCCGGTACGGAGGTCGCGGCAGCGGCTCCGGGCGGCTCGCCGAGCGGCCCGCTGGGGCGCTGGGCGCTGATCCGGCACCGGCGGCGGCAGCGGCTGCCGATGACGTCGGAGCCCACGGCGGCGGAGGCGGGGCAGGCGGGCCCGAACGGGGGCCCGGACGAGAGGCCGGACGAGGGGCCGGGCAGGGGGCCGGACGGGGGGAGAGCGGGAACGTCGCCCAGCTCACATGCCGCGCTGGGTGACGACCGTGGTACTAAGCGGTAG
- a CDS encoding cystathionine beta-synthase gives MRYHESIIELVGDTPLVKLNKVTEGIQATVLAKVEYFNPGGSVKDRIAMRMIEAAEESGALRPGGTIVEPTSGNTGIGLAIVAQQKGYRCIFVCPDKVSTDKINTLRAYGAEVVVCPTAVAPEHPDSYYNVSDRLVRETPGAWKPDQYSNPENPASHYHSTGPELWKQTEGRITHFVAGVGTGGTISGTGRYLKDASEGRVTVVGADPEGSVYSGGTGRPYLVEGVGEDFWPEAYDRTVADEIVAVSDKDSFQMTRRLAKEEGLLVGGSCGMAVVAALEVARRLGPDDVVVVLLPDGGRGYLSKIFNDEWMADYGFLSSPTEEATVGDVLARKDAVEHAGIPQFVHMHPGETVGEAVQVLREYGVSQMPVVSPGAGHPDVMAGEVIGAVVERELLDGLFTQRVELGDPLEKHMSPPLPVVGSGESATRLMAVLERADAAVVLVDGKPQGIVTRQDLLSFLADRAH, from the coding sequence GTGCGGTACCACGAGTCGATCATCGAGTTGGTCGGCGACACGCCCCTGGTGAAACTCAACAAGGTCACCGAGGGAATCCAGGCGACCGTTCTCGCCAAGGTCGAGTACTTCAACCCCGGCGGCTCGGTGAAGGACCGCATCGCGATGCGGATGATCGAGGCCGCCGAGGAGTCCGGAGCGCTGCGGCCCGGCGGCACCATCGTCGAGCCCACCTCCGGCAACACCGGTATCGGGCTGGCCATCGTGGCGCAGCAGAAGGGCTACCGCTGCATCTTCGTCTGCCCGGACAAGGTCTCCACCGACAAGATCAACACCCTGCGGGCGTACGGCGCCGAGGTCGTGGTCTGCCCGACCGCGGTCGCCCCCGAGCACCCCGACTCGTACTACAACGTCTCCGACCGCCTGGTGCGGGAGACCCCCGGCGCCTGGAAGCCCGACCAGTACTCCAACCCGGAGAACCCGGCCTCCCACTACCACTCCACCGGCCCCGAGCTGTGGAAGCAGACCGAGGGCCGGATCACCCACTTCGTGGCGGGCGTCGGCACCGGCGGCACCATCTCCGGCACCGGCCGCTACCTCAAGGACGCCTCCGAGGGCCGGGTCACCGTGGTCGGCGCCGATCCGGAGGGCTCGGTCTACTCCGGCGGCACCGGCCGCCCGTACCTGGTGGAGGGCGTCGGCGAGGACTTCTGGCCGGAGGCGTACGACCGCACCGTCGCGGACGAGATCGTCGCCGTCTCCGACAAGGACTCCTTCCAGATGACCCGCCGCCTCGCCAAGGAGGAGGGCCTGCTGGTCGGCGGCTCCTGCGGGATGGCCGTGGTCGCCGCGCTGGAGGTCGCCCGCCGGCTCGGGCCCGACGACGTGGTGGTGGTGCTGCTGCCGGACGGCGGCCGCGGCTACCTCAGCAAGATCTTCAACGACGAGTGGATGGCGGACTACGGCTTCCTCTCCTCGCCCACCGAGGAGGCCACCGTCGGCGATGTGCTCGCCCGCAAGGACGCCGTGGAGCACGCCGGCATCCCGCAGTTCGTCCATATGCACCCCGGCGAGACGGTCGGCGAGGCGGTGCAGGTGCTGCGCGAGTACGGCGTCTCCCAGATGCCCGTGGTCTCGCCCGGCGCCGGCCACCCGGATGTGATGGCCGGTGAGGTCATCGGCGCGGTGGTGGAGCGGGAACTGCTGGACGGGCTCTTCACCCAGCGGGTGGAGCTCGGCGACCCGCTGGAGAAGCACATGTCGCCGCCGCTGCCGGTGGTCGGCTCCGGTGAGTCCGCCACCCGGCTGATGGCGGTGCTGGAGCGGGCCGACGCGGCGGTGGTGCTGGTCGACGGCAAGCCCCAGGGCATCGTCACCCGGCAGGACCTGCTGTCCTTCCTGGCCGACCGGGCGCACTGA
- a CDS encoding LAETG motif-containing sortase-dependent surface protein yields MGERKAAQRSPLTITAAAAGGAVALALILGPVASAASSDASAEVAAARQDKATQALAERAAAESAAVRSAARAAEAQSAAGLRLADTGGVDTTPYLLGGAALLVVGAGMLAVVRRREAPEAG; encoded by the coding sequence GTGGGTGAGCGGAAGGCAGCCCAGCGCAGCCCGCTGACGATCACGGCTGCGGCGGCAGGCGGTGCGGTGGCGCTGGCGCTGATCCTCGGCCCGGTGGCCTCCGCCGCCTCCTCGGATGCGTCGGCGGAGGTTGCGGCGGCCCGGCAGGACAAGGCCACGCAGGCGCTGGCGGAACGGGCGGCGGCGGAGTCGGCAGCGGTGCGCTCGGCGGCACGGGCGGCCGAGGCGCAGAGCGCGGCGGGGCTGCGGCTGGCGGACACCGGCGGTGTCGACACCACCCCGTATCTGCTGGGCGGGGCGGCGTTGCTGGTGGTGGGCGCCGGGATGCTGGCGGTGGTACGCCGCCGCGAGGCGCCGGAAGCGGGCTGA